A single region of the Salicibibacter cibi genome encodes:
- a CDS encoding PTS fructose transporter subunit IIABC gives MKITELLRSETMILNLASTSKDDVIEELTATLDENGYLDDRDEFKAEIEKRESESSTGIGEGVAIPHAKTSAVKTPSIVFGRSEAGIDYESLDGQPAHLFFMIAASEGAHQDHLQTLSRLSTLLMDESFRAQLLEAESKEAILAAIDEKEKEKLGSEEESSEENEYHRLLGVTGCPTGIAHTYMAADGLKDEAKNRNISIKVETNGSDGVKDPLTTEEIAAADAIIIAADTKVDTDRFDGKPLIQASVGDGIRNAASLIDRATSQDAPIHKGSGGSGGESSAKSGGGGGFGFYKHLMNGVSHMLPFVVGGGILIALSFFFGVDAADPNSSDYNVFAAALDSIGGEHAFGLMVAVLAGFIAMSIADRPGLAPGMVGGFMATTGDAGFIGGIIAGFLAGYLILGLKKLFSGLPATFDGIKTILFYPLISIFVIGIVMHFVLIEPLAAFTLFLQNWLDGMQAGNIAILGVILGGMMAVDLGGPVNKAAFTFGLAMIDAGQFGPHAAVMAGGMVPPLGIALATTFFKNKFTVEQRDSGRTNYILGSFFVTEGAIPFAAADPGRVLPSAIVGSSVAGGLSLLFGVTLQAGHGGLITMLTPAVTNTLGYIFAIVVGAIVTGLMLGFWKKTLK, from the coding sequence GTGAAAATTACTGAATTATTACGTTCAGAGACGATGATCTTAAATCTGGCATCTACCTCTAAGGACGATGTCATTGAGGAATTAACGGCGACACTCGACGAAAACGGTTATTTAGACGATCGTGATGAATTCAAAGCAGAAATCGAGAAACGTGAGTCCGAAAGCAGCACGGGCATCGGTGAAGGAGTCGCGATTCCCCACGCGAAAACGAGTGCCGTGAAAACACCTTCGATCGTGTTTGGGCGTTCAGAAGCGGGCATTGATTACGAGTCGCTTGACGGACAGCCGGCGCACCTTTTTTTCATGATCGCCGCAAGTGAAGGCGCCCATCAGGATCATTTGCAGACATTATCACGATTGTCGACGTTGCTCATGGATGAATCGTTCCGTGCACAATTGTTGGAAGCGGAGTCGAAAGAAGCGATTTTGGCAGCGATTGATGAGAAGGAAAAAGAGAAACTCGGAAGCGAAGAAGAAAGCTCGGAAGAAAATGAATACCATCGTCTATTGGGTGTTACCGGTTGTCCAACCGGAATCGCTCATACCTATATGGCCGCCGACGGGTTAAAGGATGAAGCTAAAAATCGAAATATCAGCATTAAAGTGGAGACGAACGGTTCTGATGGTGTAAAAGATCCCCTCACCACAGAAGAAATCGCTGCTGCGGACGCGATCATCATTGCGGCTGATACAAAAGTGGACACCGACCGTTTCGACGGGAAACCGCTCATTCAGGCGAGCGTTGGTGACGGCATTCGTAATGCTGCGTCGCTCATCGACCGGGCGACAAGCCAAGACGCGCCTATTCATAAAGGATCCGGCGGAAGCGGTGGTGAATCTTCCGCGAAATCCGGCGGCGGAGGCGGTTTCGGATTTTATAAGCACTTAATGAACGGCGTCTCGCATATGTTGCCGTTTGTCGTTGGCGGCGGAATCTTGATTGCTTTGTCGTTTTTCTTCGGCGTTGATGCAGCCGATCCGAATTCATCGGATTATAATGTATTTGCCGCCGCGCTTGATTCCATTGGCGGTGAGCATGCCTTCGGGCTAATGGTTGCTGTGCTTGCCGGTTTTATTGCGATGAGCATCGCGGATCGTCCCGGTTTGGCACCCGGCATGGTCGGTGGTTTTATGGCCACAACGGGAGACGCCGGTTTTATCGGCGGGATCATTGCCGGTTTCTTGGCGGGATATCTGATTTTAGGGTTGAAAAAATTATTTTCCGGACTTCCGGCAACATTTGACGGCATTAAAACGATCCTTTTTTACCCCTTAATCAGTATTTTTGTCATAGGGATCGTCATGCATTTCGTGCTTATTGAACCGCTCGCTGCCTTTACATTATTCCTCCAGAATTGGTTGGATGGCATGCAAGCCGGGAACATTGCCATACTCGGAGTGATCCTTGGTGGGATGATGGCGGTTGACTTAGGCGGTCCCGTAAACAAAGCGGCGTTCACCTTTGGCCTTGCCATGATTGATGCCGGTCAGTTTGGTCCCCATGCTGCAGTTATGGCCGGCGGGATGGTTCCGCCGCTCGGCATTGCACTGGCAACCACTTTCTTTAAAAATAAGTTTACCGTTGAACAACGAGATTCGGGCCGAACCAATTATATTTTAGGCTCATTCTTCGTCACCGAAGGGGCCATTCCGTTTGCCGCGGCGGACCCAGGACGAGTACTTCCTTCTGCTATTGTTGGATCCTCCGTTGCCGGAGGGCTTTCTCTGCTTTTCGGTGTTACCTTGCAAGCCGGGCACGGCGGATTGATCACCATGTTGACGCCGGCCGTAACGAATACGCTCGGTTATATCTTCGCGATCGTGGTTGGCGCGATTGTCACAGGTCTCATGCTCGGATTTTGGAAAAAAACGTTGAAATGA
- a CDS encoding nuclease-related domain-containing protein: protein MNIIKSREEPPELKVFRLLKPRKELVDQQYYLNLEKGFAGERRMDAWLEEGLSAECLVLNDLLLEHNRKLFQIDTLLIFQEKMHLFDSKNNEGDLCIKSDNWYTLPGTEVTNPLPQLRRAESLLRQLLQHHRMSFPIESTLIFPNPQFMLYNAPPQLPAAFPPQLQRFMKKLNHTPSKLLHKHEILAEKLLSLHLPVSPNARFPEYDYDQLKKGVVCVRCAAIMSHQGKTFYCDHCAYVEKVETGVIRNVEEYKFLFPERKVTNQAMYEWCGMQGDRKTVIRVLTKHFKLVRNGRYSYYID, encoded by the coding sequence ATGAATATTATCAAGTCACGTGAAGAACCCCCTGAATTAAAAGTTTTTCGATTATTGAAACCGCGAAAGGAACTTGTGGATCAACAGTATTACTTGAACCTGGAGAAGGGCTTCGCCGGCGAACGACGGATGGATGCTTGGCTGGAGGAAGGGCTTTCGGCTGAATGCCTTGTGTTGAACGATTTGCTGCTCGAACATAACCGAAAGCTTTTTCAAATCGACACCTTGCTAATTTTTCAGGAAAAGATGCATCTTTTTGATTCGAAAAATAATGAAGGCGACCTTTGTATCAAATCCGATAACTGGTACACGTTGCCCGGCACCGAAGTCACGAACCCTTTACCTCAGCTTCGACGGGCTGAGTCTCTACTGCGACAATTACTCCAACATCACCGAATGAGCTTTCCGATCGAGTCCACACTTATTTTTCCAAATCCGCAATTCATGTTGTACAACGCGCCACCACAGCTCCCTGCCGCATTCCCGCCCCAACTGCAACGATTTATGAAAAAATTGAATCACACACCTTCCAAACTCCTTCATAAACACGAGATACTTGCCGAAAAGTTACTCTCCCTCCATTTGCCAGTGTCTCCAAATGCTCGCTTCCCGGAATATGATTATGATCAATTGAAAAAGGGTGTTGTTTGTGTGAGGTGCGCTGCCATCATGTCACATCAAGGGAAAACCTTTTACTGTGATCACTGTGCCTATGTCGAAAAAGTAGAAACTGGCGTTATCAGGAATGTAGAGGAATACAAATTTCTTTTCCCGGAGAGAAAAGTGACCAATCAAGCTATGTATGAATGGTGCGGAATGCAAGGGGATAGAAAAACAGTTATAAGAGTGCTTACCAAACATTTCAAACTCGTCAGAAATGGACGATACTCGTATTATATTGATTGA
- the nhaC gene encoding Na+/H+ antiporter NhaC produces the protein MENKAGLRGSMLVLFIVILVLAISILHYEAAPHIPILIGAMIVTIYGFMIGYKWDYMEKAMVNGIAQGIAPILILSLIGTLIGVWVLNGTVQTITYFGLQLLSPATFLVSTVVITAIVATMVGSSLSAMGTIGVSLMGVAYGMDVSPAMAAGAIVSGAIFGDKLSPLSDTTNLAAATAKTNIFEHIRHMLWTTIPALVITLLIFGGIGFATAQGTADTSQIEEMMQVLQAEFTISVVTLVSPLLIIGLAVARVKPIPSLALGLIVAALTTFVTAPGSTLGDIMAAAHSGFTAETGFEAIDELLSLGGLEDMLFGISLIIIALAFGGIIQGIGITEALIGGLQRVLKSRGNTIASTLASCLGVNIATGEQYLSLILPGQMYEEAYRRHNLHPKNLSRTIEDGGTILHPLVPWGVIGAFVMTTLNVGMDYVFFVFLSLVTPFIALFYAYTGWTLTKRDEQEDSGE, from the coding sequence GTGGAAAATAAAGCTGGTTTACGTGGGTCCATGTTGGTTTTATTTATCGTTATTCTCGTTCTTGCGATTAGCATTCTTCATTATGAAGCAGCCCCCCATATTCCGATTTTAATCGGGGCGATGATTGTTACCATTTATGGTTTCATGATCGGTTATAAATGGGATTACATGGAAAAAGCGATGGTTAACGGCATCGCGCAAGGAATCGCCCCGATCTTGATCCTCAGTTTAATCGGGACACTCATTGGCGTCTGGGTGTTGAATGGCACCGTCCAAACCATTACATATTTTGGTTTACAGCTTTTATCTCCCGCCACGTTTCTCGTCTCCACCGTGGTCATCACCGCGATTGTGGCAACGATGGTCGGAAGTTCATTAAGTGCGATGGGGACGATCGGTGTCTCGCTCATGGGGGTCGCCTACGGGATGGATGTGTCACCGGCAATGGCTGCGGGGGCGATCGTGAGCGGCGCGATTTTCGGCGATAAATTGTCGCCCCTTTCCGATACGACCAACCTTGCCGCCGCGACAGCGAAAACAAATATTTTTGAACACATTCGCCATATGTTATGGACGACGATCCCGGCGCTTGTTATAACCTTACTTATTTTTGGTGGTATCGGGTTTGCCACAGCGCAAGGGACGGCAGATACGAGCCAAATCGAAGAAATGATGCAGGTGTTGCAAGCTGAATTTACGATTAGCGTTGTGACGCTTGTATCGCCATTGCTTATCATCGGTTTGGCCGTCGCGCGGGTGAAGCCGATCCCTTCATTGGCACTGGGACTTATCGTTGCGGCTTTGACAACATTTGTCACAGCACCCGGCAGCACACTTGGTGATATCATGGCAGCCGCTCATTCCGGCTTTACCGCTGAAACCGGCTTTGAAGCCATTGACGAGCTCCTGTCACTGGGAGGCTTGGAAGACATGCTCTTCGGGATATCGCTGATTATTATCGCGCTCGCGTTCGGCGGTATCATTCAAGGGATCGGTATAACCGAAGCATTAATCGGGGGGCTGCAGCGGGTGCTCAAAAGCCGGGGCAATACGATCGCATCTACATTGGCCTCTTGTCTCGGTGTCAATATCGCAACCGGCGAGCAATATTTATCGCTCATTTTGCCCGGCCAAATGTACGAAGAGGCGTATCGAAGGCACAATCTTCATCCGAAAAACTTAAGCCGAACGATTGAAGACGGCGGAACCATCCTCCATCCACTCGTCCCCTGGGGTGTCATCGGTGCATTCGTCATGACAACGTTGAACGTAGGGATGGACTATGTGTTTTTTGTGTTTCTTAGTCTTGTAACGCCGTTTATCGCGCTGTTTTATGCGTATACTGGATGGACGCTGACGAAGCGGGATGAGCAGGAAGATTCCGGGGAATAA
- a CDS encoding type 1 glutamine amidotransferase domain-containing protein has protein sequence MANNKKILMVVTNGQEMSNGHFAGIWLSEFAEPYEELRANGYEVTVVSPKGGESRIDKNSLENDTIPVGWQEIAKLLKNTEAIDHVNADDYDGIFLPGGHGTMFDFPENAKLHSLLRNFAEDDKSIGAVCHGPAGLVDATLNDGTPIVKNKTITAFTDSEERGVQLENEVPFLLESQLREQGAAFVTADDWTENTQTDGKLVTGQNPQSSVNVAKQLVKTLEG, from the coding sequence ATGGCTAACAATAAAAAAATACTGATGGTCGTCACCAACGGCCAAGAAATGAGCAATGGGCACTTTGCAGGCATCTGGCTTTCTGAATTCGCCGAGCCGTATGAGGAATTGCGAGCAAATGGGTATGAGGTAACCGTCGTAAGTCCGAAAGGCGGGGAATCTCGCATTGACAAAAATAGTTTGGAAAATGACACCATTCCGGTCGGCTGGCAAGAAATTGCGAAGCTTTTAAAAAATACGGAAGCGATCGATCACGTGAACGCCGATGATTACGACGGCATTTTCCTCCCCGGCGGACACGGAACGATGTTTGATTTCCCCGAGAACGCCAAGCTTCATTCTTTGCTTCGCAATTTCGCGGAAGACGACAAATCGATCGGGGCCGTTTGCCACGGACCAGCCGGTTTGGTTGACGCTACCCTGAACGACGGAACACCGATCGTAAAAAATAAAACCATCACGGCATTCACCGATTCCGAAGAACGTGGCGTACAATTGGAAAACGAAGTTCCTTTTTTGTTGGAATCGCAGCTGCGAGAACAAGGTGCCGCTTTTGTAACGGCAGACGATTGGACGGAAAACACGCAAACGGACGGCAAACTCGTGACCGGGCAAAACCCGCAATCGTCCGTGAACGTGGCAAAGCAATTGGTGAAAACATTAGAAGGGTGA
- a CDS encoding ABC transporter substrate-binding protein has protein sequence MKKQGMFQIGSIVLLSALLTACGDEDTDTEDAAAGEENGDAADGESYDIGVVQYADHPSLDQATEGFKEAIEESGLDVTYDEQNASGDMNVIQTVADTFVGDDVDLIFANATPAAQIMTSSTDDIPVMFTSVTDPEGAELVDSIDAPGGNTTGTMDLHPDAISQSVELMGDELDVETIGMVYNAGEQNSEYQVGIAEEAAEEAGMSVQTATVQTSADVQSAAESLVGNIDAFYIITDNEVVSGLDSVIGVAEDEGLPLFVGELDSVEAGGFAGFGFSYHDIGYVTGEMAIDVLNGEADPETLAVEFPPELELVFNEGAAERMDIEWDDSWDDLADEIINE, from the coding sequence ATGAAAAAGCAGGGGATGTTTCAGATAGGGTCTATTGTTTTACTTTCAGCGTTGCTGACCGCCTGTGGAGATGAAGATACAGATACAGAGGACGCGGCGGCCGGTGAAGAGAACGGGGATGCAGCGGATGGGGAAAGTTATGACATTGGCGTCGTGCAATACGCTGATCATCCGTCGTTGGATCAAGCAACGGAAGGGTTTAAAGAAGCGATCGAGGAATCCGGGCTTGACGTCACGTATGATGAGCAAAATGCAAGCGGTGACATGAACGTGATACAAACGGTCGCGGATACATTCGTCGGAGACGATGTTGATTTAATTTTCGCAAATGCCACACCTGCGGCTCAAATCATGACGTCGTCCACCGATGATATTCCGGTTATGTTCACGTCCGTCACTGATCCGGAAGGGGCAGAGTTGGTTGATTCGATTGATGCGCCGGGCGGAAATACGACGGGAACGATGGATCTGCATCCCGACGCCATTTCGCAATCGGTTGAGTTGATGGGCGACGAACTGGATGTGGAGACGATCGGTATGGTGTATAACGCCGGTGAGCAAAACTCGGAATATCAGGTGGGAATAGCAGAAGAAGCAGCAGAAGAAGCCGGTATGAGCGTACAGACGGCAACGGTCCAAACGTCTGCTGATGTGCAAAGTGCTGCGGAAAGTTTAGTTGGGAATATCGATGCATTTTATATTATCACTGATAATGAAGTCGTCTCGGGACTTGATTCCGTTATCGGTGTCGCTGAAGATGAAGGGTTGCCGCTGTTTGTCGGCGAGCTTGATTCCGTAGAAGCAGGCGGGTTTGCCGGTTTCGGGTTTTCTTACCATGATATTGGCTATGTAACAGGAGAAATGGCGATCGACGTGTTGAACGGTGAAGCGGACCCAGAGACTTTGGCCGTGGAATTTCCGCCGGAATTGGAGCTCGTTTTTAATGAAGGGGCAGCCGAGCGGATGGACATTGAGTGGGATGACAGCTGGGATGACCTGGCAGATGAGATTATTAATGAATAG
- a CDS encoding ABC transporter permease: MFTAIFGSIELGLIYGIMALGVYLSFRVLNFPDLTVDGSFVTGGAVAAVMIVAGYSAIVATIAALIAGFIAGCITGTLHAKGKINPLLSGILMMIALYSINLRIMGNSPNISLMNDNTIISMFSDFWAGLPIDDWVNGALAAVGIPFIPSTWAVLLLAILIIVLVKAFTDYFLKTEVGLALRATGDNPDMIRSLSANTDRLKILGLGISNGFVALSGAIVTQYSSFADVNMGIGMIIIGLASVIIGEALFGKGSIFKITLAVICGAVIYRMVVALALRVDFLETGDMQLITAVIVVGALVIPKMLENQKERKRRSRKARQLKQEDEGGSGSASAKSDL, from the coding sequence ATGTTCACCGCCATCTTTGGCTCGATTGAACTTGGACTTATTTATGGCATTATGGCTCTCGGCGTTTATTTGTCGTTTCGGGTGCTTAATTTTCCGGATTTAACGGTCGATGGAAGTTTTGTCACCGGCGGGGCGGTCGCGGCCGTTATGATTGTCGCCGGGTATTCGGCGATTGTGGCGACAATCGCCGCCTTGATCGCCGGTTTTATCGCCGGCTGCATCACGGGAACCCTGCACGCCAAAGGAAAAATCAATCCGTTGTTGTCGGGGATTTTAATGATGATCGCGTTGTACTCCATTAATTTGCGGATTATGGGAAACAGCCCGAACATTTCCTTGATGAATGACAACACGATCATTTCCATGTTTTCCGATTTTTGGGCTGGCCTTCCGATCGATGATTGGGTAAATGGCGCCTTGGCCGCGGTTGGCATTCCGTTTATCCCATCGACGTGGGCAGTGCTATTATTGGCGATTCTTATCATCGTCCTTGTAAAAGCGTTTACCGATTATTTTTTAAAAACGGAAGTGGGCCTTGCCTTACGGGCGACGGGAGACAATCCGGATATGATTCGCAGTCTGTCGGCCAATACGGACCGATTAAAAATATTGGGACTCGGCATTTCTAATGGTTTTGTTGCGTTATCGGGGGCGATTGTGACCCAATATAGCAGTTTTGCCGATGTAAACATGGGGATCGGGATGATTATTATCGGGCTCGCCTCTGTTATTATTGGGGAAGCGCTCTTTGGAAAAGGGTCTATTTTTAAAATCACCCTCGCCGTGATTTGCGGTGCCGTCATCTATCGAATGGTTGTGGCGCTCGCCCTTCGGGTTGACTTCTTGGAAACCGGCGATATGCAGTTAATTACCGCGGTAATCGTGGTCGGCGCCCTTGTCATTCCGAAAATGCTCGAAAATCAAAAAGAGCGCAAACGCAGATCCCGCAAAGCGCGCCAATTGAAACAGGAAGATGAAGGAGGGAGCGGTTCTGCTTCGGCTAAGTCAGATCTATAA
- a CDS encoding ABC transporter ATP-binding protein encodes MLRLSQIYKVFNEGTVDEKSALEDANLTLEPGDFVTVIGSNGAGKSTLMNMVSGKLTPDVGDVEIDGRNVTRLAEYERSMFIGRVFQDPMAGTAPSMTIEENMSMAYNRTKKRSVFSVGVTKKRRTYFKEKLATLGLGLEDRLSAKVGFLSGGERQALSLLMATFTTPSILLLDEHTAALDPSRAELITGITKDIVEETRLTTLMVTHNMQQALDLGNRLIMMDKGKIIFEASGEEKQALTIEQLLNEFQKIQGEQLANDRAVLG; translated from the coding sequence CTGCTTCGGCTAAGTCAGATCTATAAAGTGTTTAATGAAGGAACGGTCGACGAAAAGAGCGCGCTCGAGGACGCTAACCTTACCCTAGAGCCGGGAGATTTTGTGACGGTTATTGGCAGTAACGGGGCCGGGAAGTCAACGCTCATGAATATGGTTTCGGGAAAATTGACCCCGGATGTCGGTGATGTGGAGATTGATGGTCGAAATGTGACTAGGCTTGCCGAATATGAACGTTCCATGTTTATCGGCCGTGTGTTTCAAGACCCCATGGCCGGCACGGCGCCATCGATGACCATCGAAGAGAACATGTCGATGGCTTATAACCGTACGAAAAAACGCTCCGTATTTTCTGTTGGTGTCACAAAAAAAAGAAGAACGTATTTTAAAGAAAAACTTGCGACCCTCGGCCTCGGGCTGGAAGATCGCCTGTCGGCGAAGGTCGGTTTTCTCTCCGGCGGGGAACGCCAGGCATTGTCCTTGCTGATGGCAACCTTCACAACACCTTCGATTCTTTTGCTTGATGAGCATACCGCCGCCCTGGATCCATCGCGCGCAGAACTGATCACCGGCATTACAAAAGACATCGTTGAAGAAACGCGATTGACGACGTTGATGGTGACGCACAATATGCAACAAGCATTGGATCTGGGCAATCGCTTAATCATGATGGATAAAGGAAAGATTATTTTCGAAGCGTCGGGAGAAGAGAAGCAAGCGCTCACGATCGAACAATTGCTTAACGAGTTTCAGAAGATCCAGGGCGAGCAGCTTGCCAATGACCGGGCAGTGCTTGGTTGA
- a CDS encoding SDR family NAD(P)-dependent oxidoreductase, giving the protein MKMKGKVVVVTDAGSGVGRAIAQRYAREEDVGHLIDAAIEHFGTFDILVNNAGVMDNMVPATEIADELWLRILDVNMTGMMRTIRQSPSYFYEKETRRDHSIWHLQRVSKNPARDWLIRLPCTQCALRII; this is encoded by the coding sequence ATGAAAATGAAGGGAAAAGTCGTAGTTGTCACCGACGCCGGTTCAGGTGTGGGACGAGCGATTGCTCAGCGGTATGCTCGGGAAGAGGATGTTGGGCATTTGATTGACGCCGCGATTGAACATTTCGGCACGTTTGATATTCTCGTTAATAACGCGGGGGTAATGGACAATATGGTGCCAGCCACGGAAATAGCCGACGAACTCTGGCTCCGGATTCTCGATGTCAACATGACCGGTATGATGCGCACGATTCGCCAAAGCCCTTCCTATTTTTATGAAAAAGAAACAAGGCGTGATCATTCAATATGGCACCTTCAGCGAGTCTCCAAGAATCCCGCGCGGGATTGGCTGATACGGCTTCCATGTACGCAGTGCGCACTTCGGATAATTTAG
- a CDS encoding 2-hydroxyacid dehydrogenase, with the protein MTSTRKIYVTRKLPEDIEARLAKHFDVRSWDEEDKPVPRETLLEEIKDVDGLFCMITETIDEEVLQAGKRLKVVANMAVGHNNIDVETATANGITVTNTPDVLTETTADLAFALLMASARRLVETSDTLQKGEWGAWSPMQFTGQDVFGQTLGIVGLGRIGEAVVKRAKGFDMDVLYYSRTRKKDKESELDIAYAELDRLLEKADFVMLLLPYSSESHHLIGQRELALMKENAILINASRGGIIDEDALYQALANDEIWGAGLDVYEQEPVPTDHPLLTLSNVTAVPHIGSASVKTRRAMADLAVDNLIQVLDEKEAVTPVNLLK; encoded by the coding sequence TTGACTTCAACCCGCAAAATCTATGTGACACGCAAGCTTCCGGAAGATATTGAGGCACGACTCGCCAAACATTTTGATGTACGGTCATGGGACGAAGAAGACAAACCGGTGCCACGTGAGACGCTGCTTGAAGAAATAAAAGACGTCGACGGGTTATTTTGCATGATCACGGAAACGATTGATGAAGAAGTCTTGCAAGCAGGGAAACGTTTAAAGGTGGTCGCGAATATGGCGGTTGGGCATAATAATATTGATGTGGAGACGGCCACTGCCAACGGCATTACGGTCACGAACACGCCCGATGTTCTGACGGAAACGACCGCGGACCTTGCCTTCGCGCTTTTAATGGCTTCCGCGCGACGATTGGTAGAAACGTCAGACACGCTTCAAAAAGGAGAATGGGGCGCCTGGTCGCCGATGCAATTCACCGGTCAGGATGTGTTCGGCCAAACGCTCGGCATCGTTGGGCTTGGCAGAATCGGCGAAGCGGTCGTGAAGCGCGCGAAGGGCTTTGATATGGACGTCCTCTACTACAGTCGGACGAGAAAAAAAGATAAAGAGTCAGAGCTGGACATTGCATATGCGGAACTGGACCGGCTGCTCGAAAAGGCCGATTTCGTCATGCTCCTTTTGCCCTACAGCTCAGAAAGCCATCACTTGATAGGACAACGAGAACTTGCTTTAATGAAAGAGAATGCTATTTTAATTAACGCTTCCCGCGGCGGCATCATTGATGAAGATGCGCTCTACCAAGCGCTTGCCAATGATGAGATTTGGGGTGCCGGGCTTGATGTTTATGAACAGGAACCTGTCCCGACGGACCACCCGCTCTTAACATTATCGAACGTCACGGCGGTCCCGCACATCGGTAGCGCCAGCGTGAAGACCCGACGCGCGATGGCCGATTTAGCCGTTGATAACCTTATTCAAGTCCTCGATGAAAAAGAAGCAGTGACACCGGTCAATCTACTTAAATAG
- a CDS encoding ribose-phosphate diphosphokinase, which translates to MSYPLNDTFKIFTLSSNPTLTHEVVQHLGCELGKSSVKRFSDGEIQVSIEESVRGCEVYVLQSTAQPGNEHVMELLIMLDALKRASAKKINVVIPYYGYARQDRKARSREPITAKLIANLLEAAGATRVVTMDLHAPQIQGFFDIPVDQLLGVPIVADYFKAKQLEDVVVVAPDNGGVIRARKMADEMNAPIAFIDKRRPRPNVSEVMNIVGEFEGKNAIIIDDLIDTAGTITSAANALIENGANAVYACCTHPVLSGPAISRIDGSPIKELVVTNTIELPEEKMIDKITTLSVAPLVAEAIHRVHNEVSVSSLFE; encoded by the coding sequence ATGAGCTATCCATTAAATGATACATTTAAAATTTTTACATTAAGTTCGAACCCTACGCTCACTCATGAGGTGGTCCAACATCTGGGCTGTGAACTCGGAAAAAGTTCCGTCAAACGGTTCAGCGATGGGGAAATCCAGGTCAGCATTGAAGAAAGCGTTCGCGGATGTGAAGTGTACGTCCTCCAATCGACGGCACAACCCGGAAACGAACATGTAATGGAATTATTGATTATGTTGGATGCGTTAAAGCGCGCTTCGGCAAAAAAGATCAACGTAGTCATTCCTTATTACGGGTACGCGAGACAAGATCGAAAAGCGCGCTCCCGGGAACCGATTACCGCAAAATTAATCGCCAACCTCCTGGAAGCCGCCGGTGCGACCCGGGTCGTCACCATGGATTTGCACGCACCCCAAATCCAAGGATTCTTCGACATTCCCGTCGACCAGCTGCTGGGCGTGCCAATCGTTGCCGACTATTTCAAAGCAAAGCAATTGGAAGACGTAGTCGTAGTCGCGCCCGATAATGGCGGAGTCATCCGCGCGCGCAAAATGGCTGATGAAATGAACGCGCCCATCGCCTTCATCGACAAGCGCCGCCCCCGTCCGAACGTATCTGAAGTCATGAACATCGTTGGCGAGTTCGAAGGAAAAAACGCCATCATTATCGACGACCTCATTGATACCGCCGGCACGATCACATCCGCCGCCAACGCGCTCATCGAAAACGGGGCCAACGCCGTCTATGCCTGCTGTACGCATCCAGTTCTTTCCGGACCTGCGATCAGCCGCATCGATGGATCGCCGATCAAAGAACTCGTCGTCACCAACACGATTGAACTTCCCGAAGAAAAAATGATCGACAAAATCACAACCCTCTCCGTCGCGCCGCTGGTGGCAGAAGCGATCCACCGCGTGCACAATGAGGTATCGGTGAGCTCGTTATTTGAATAA